From Neobacillus sp. PS2-9, the proteins below share one genomic window:
- a CDS encoding EAL domain-containing protein, which yields MSNAALFFILGILIIASCGIYVGRRIITQQTERKQTEAKLIESEDRYRSLVELSPKGILVYQDNKIGYANSAALSLFKSSNEHELLGKSLLDLVHPESKEELITNLQKVLNGEFVALHEYKFNTMNGETIFVEAVGSTIMFNGKPALMAIGSDITEKKNLQEQLNINEQRYKSLFEYHSDAVYSFDLDGKFTSANKACETISGYSPEDLINKKFTDFIFVDDLEKTINIFESTIKNGGSPQNHNIRLNHKNGKMIHLNVTSVPIIVDEQVVGIYGIAKDITEQIKNQAMIQHLAYHDYLTGLPNRNLLDNHLSKELDLTAYQNRKLAILFIDLDRFKAINDTFGHSVGDLLLKEVAKRLKSSVLVKDQVFRQGGDEFIVILDEADRTIAEKVAIRILSVLATPFSLNKSDLFISPSIGISLYSEDGESMETLIKHADFAMYQAKKAGKNTFRFYSNKETEEGINPLLMEMDLHKAIERQEFILHYQPKINLKTGKVIGAEALIRWNHPERGMIPPSQFIPIAEETGLIIPIGEWVLQEACMQQKKWMEQGLSNMVICVNLSARQFSQCQIVKTVKKVLEQTGLEPQYLELEITESMTMDIERTIVTLQELKKLGLLISIDDFGTGFSSLNYLKQFPVDTLKIDQSFVRELYNQTNDETIVKTIISMAHTLQLNVVAEGIETREQLVFLQQHLCDTAQGYFFSEPLPATDWNQAFFTKMEEIIGTFGISQDTTKRMWMEETVRIARQELQDTLQRQQGLTIKYKKIDSRFVHTMCDGELLYRFGLIPEQVIGKELHEFIPAHLALAKLPFYQKAWEGEENITYEAKINGIYYMAALSPLKKRGKVVEVIVSCSDITNLKETEKALRESQEMYQLVAENMTDLITIFDLQGKIKYASPSHQSVLGYPSSYYENYNSFSNLHPEDQLFYKRTFVSTIQSKQPCQIQYRIATQEDGWKHFKVKLTPVLDNSGEVIHVIGVAKDISGTTIRNAD from the coding sequence TTGAGCAATGCAGCACTTTTTTTTATACTAGGCATCTTGATTATTGCATCATGTGGCATCTATGTTGGACGGAGAATTATTACACAACAGACAGAACGTAAGCAAACGGAAGCCAAGTTAATCGAAAGTGAAGACCGTTATCGAAGCTTGGTTGAGCTGTCACCTAAAGGCATACTAGTTTACCAAGATAATAAAATTGGTTACGCCAACTCAGCAGCTTTGAGCTTGTTTAAATCGTCTAACGAACATGAATTATTAGGGAAATCACTTCTTGATTTGGTTCATCCTGAAAGTAAGGAAGAGTTGATTACCAATTTACAGAAAGTACTTAACGGTGAATTTGTTGCCCTCCATGAATATAAATTTAATACGATGAACGGTGAGACTATTTTCGTAGAGGCTGTTGGTTCAACGATTATGTTTAATGGAAAACCAGCTCTCATGGCAATCGGTAGTGATATCACCGAAAAGAAGAACTTGCAGGAACAATTAAATATCAATGAACAGCGCTATAAATCCTTATTTGAGTATCATTCAGATGCCGTTTATAGCTTTGATTTAGATGGGAAATTTACTAGTGCCAACAAAGCGTGTGAGACGATTTCAGGTTACAGCCCCGAAGACCTTATCAATAAGAAATTTACTGACTTCATCTTTGTGGATGATTTAGAAAAAACAATAAACATATTTGAGTCCACCATTAAAAACGGTGGAAGCCCTCAAAATCATAATATTAGACTGAACCATAAAAATGGAAAAATGATTCATCTTAATGTGACTAGTGTTCCCATTATAGTGGATGAACAAGTTGTGGGAATCTACGGTATAGCCAAAGATATCACGGAGCAAATCAAGAACCAAGCTATGATTCAGCATTTGGCCTACCATGATTACTTAACGGGTCTGCCAAATAGAAATCTTCTTGATAATCATCTATCCAAGGAACTTGATTTAACCGCCTATCAGAATCGAAAGCTTGCGATATTATTTATTGACCTCGACCGTTTTAAAGCAATCAACGACACATTCGGTCACTCAGTCGGTGATTTGTTATTAAAAGAAGTGGCAAAACGTTTGAAATCCTCTGTCCTTGTGAAAGATCAGGTTTTTAGACAGGGTGGAGATGAGTTTATAGTTATTCTAGACGAGGCTGACCGTACGATTGCAGAAAAGGTAGCGATTCGGATTCTTTCGGTTCTGGCCACACCATTTAGTTTAAACAAAAGTGATTTATTTATATCTCCGAGTATTGGTATCAGTCTCTATTCAGAAGATGGAGAATCAATGGAAACACTGATTAAGCATGCAGATTTTGCGATGTACCAAGCGAAAAAGGCAGGGAAAAATACGTTTCGCTTTTATTCAAATAAAGAAACAGAAGAGGGCATAAATCCCCTCCTTATGGAAATGGATTTGCATAAGGCCATCGAACGTCAAGAGTTTATTTTACATTATCAGCCTAAAATCAATTTGAAAACGGGCAAAGTCATTGGTGCCGAAGCACTGATTCGTTGGAACCACCCTGAGCGGGGAATGATTCCACCTTCCCAGTTTATCCCCATTGCAGAAGAGACAGGATTAATCATCCCAATTGGTGAATGGGTGCTTCAAGAGGCATGTATGCAGCAAAAGAAATGGATGGAGCAGGGACTCTCCAATATGGTCATCTGTGTGAATTTATCCGCCCGTCAATTCTCACAATGTCAAATTGTAAAGACTGTCAAAAAGGTTTTGGAACAGACAGGATTAGAGCCTCAGTATTTAGAGCTTGAAATAACAGAAAGTATGACGATGGATATTGAACGGACAATCGTCACGTTACAGGAATTAAAGAAGCTTGGACTCTTAATTAGTATTGATGATTTTGGGACGGGATTTAGCTCATTAAATTATTTGAAACAGTTTCCTGTTGATACATTAAAGATCGATCAATCCTTCGTACGCGAGCTATACAATCAAACAAATGACGAAACCATAGTCAAAACAATTATTTCCATGGCCCATACCTTACAATTGAATGTCGTTGCAGAAGGGATTGAAACAAGAGAGCAGCTTGTGTTTTTGCAACAGCATCTTTGTGACACGGCACAAGGTTATTTCTTTAGTGAGCCCCTGCCAGCAACAGACTGGAATCAGGCATTTTTTACTAAAATGGAGGAAATTATAGGTACATTCGGCATTTCGCAAGATACTACTAAGCGAATGTGGATGGAAGAAACCGTAAGGATTGCCCGTCAGGAATTACAGGATACCCTTCAGAGACAGCAGGGTTTGACGATCAAATATAAAAAGATTGACAGTAGGTTTGTTCATACCATGTGTGACGGAGAATTATTGTATCGCTTTGGTTTAATTCCAGAGCAGGTAATCGGTAAGGAATTGCATGAATTTATCCCTGCCCACCTTGCACTGGCCAAGCTTCCCTTCTATCAAAAAGCTTGGGAGGGTGAAGAGAATATCACTTATGAGGCGAAAATAAATGGAATTTATTATATGGCTGCGTTAAGCCCTTTAAAAAAACGTGGAAAAGTGGTAGAGGTCATTGTTTCGTGCAGTGATATTACGAATCTCAAGGAAACAGAGAAAGCGTTAAGGGAAAGCCAAGAGATGTACCAGCTGGTGGCTGAGAATATGACGGACCTAATTACAATTTTCGATTTGCAGGGGAAAATTAAGTATGCATCCCCTTCCCACCAATCGGTACTTGGATACCCATCTAGTTACTATGAGAATTATAACTCCTTCTCGAATCTACATCCTGAAGATCAGTTGTTTTACAAACGTACCTTTGTAAGCACGATTCAGAGCAAACAGCCCTGCCAAATTCAATACCGCATAGCCACACAAGAAGATGGTTGGAAGCATTTTAAGGTAAAACTGACTCCGGTGTTGGATAATAGCGGCGAGGTTATCCATGTCATTGGGGTAGCCAAGGACATTTCGGGTACTACTATACGTAATGCAGACTGA
- a CDS encoding NCS2 family permease gives MFKLKENQTNTKTELLAGITTFFTMVYIVVVNPVILADAGVPFEQVFTATIISAVLGTLWMGLFANYPIAIAPGMGLNAYFAYSVVGAHQNINYETAFAAVFIAGVIFIILSLTPLREKLIEAIPENLKYGITAGIGLFIAFIGLRLSKIITAHPTNLVGLGDLHASSAWLALLGLAITLVLMMLRINGALFFGMVITGLIAFFTGQLHFDQGFMSLPSLPEGLVVSNPLTALTDVIQHSLYAVVFSFILVTIFDTTGTMIGVANQAGLMKGNKLPRARQALLSDSIATTIGSMFGTSPTTAYIESTSGVAAGGRTGLTSVTVAVLFILSAFFGPLVGAVSGLSSITAPALIIVGSLMMGSISKIRWNELDEAFPAFLTILSMPLTSSIATGIALGFISYPLLKIVKGKGREVHPLLYVFAVLFFYQLAFLPH, from the coding sequence ATGTTTAAGCTAAAAGAAAATCAAACAAATACAAAAACAGAACTACTGGCAGGCATCACGACCTTCTTTACCATGGTATATATCGTAGTGGTCAACCCAGTCATTCTTGCGGATGCTGGCGTCCCCTTTGAGCAGGTGTTCACGGCCACTATTATCTCTGCTGTACTGGGAACCCTTTGGATGGGCCTTTTCGCAAACTACCCGATTGCCATCGCACCTGGAATGGGGCTTAACGCCTATTTTGCCTATTCCGTAGTTGGAGCGCATCAAAATATCAACTATGAAACAGCCTTTGCAGCCGTTTTTATCGCTGGTGTCATCTTTATCATTTTGTCCCTCACACCGTTACGAGAAAAATTAATTGAGGCGATTCCAGAAAACCTGAAATATGGAATTACTGCTGGGATCGGTTTATTTATTGCTTTTATCGGATTGCGTCTTTCAAAAATCATTACTGCGCACCCGACCAATCTCGTGGGACTTGGCGACCTGCATGCTTCGTCTGCTTGGTTGGCTCTTCTCGGACTTGCCATCACTCTAGTCCTCATGATGCTGCGAATCAACGGGGCATTATTTTTCGGCATGGTGATTACAGGGCTTATCGCATTCTTTACCGGTCAGTTGCACTTCGACCAAGGATTTATGTCACTTCCTTCCCTTCCTGAGGGACTTGTGGTCTCAAATCCATTAACAGCATTGACTGATGTCATTCAGCACAGCTTATATGCCGTTGTTTTTTCCTTTATTCTTGTTACCATATTTGATACAACTGGTACGATGATTGGAGTTGCTAATCAAGCCGGATTAATGAAAGGCAACAAATTGCCGCGTGCCCGCCAGGCATTGCTCTCCGATTCCATCGCCACTACAATCGGTTCCATGTTTGGGACAAGCCCGACAACCGCTTATATTGAATCCACTTCAGGAGTGGCAGCTGGAGGTCGAACGGGTTTAACCTCTGTGACAGTAGCCGTTTTATTTATTCTGTCTGCATTCTTCGGACCACTCGTTGGAGCTGTTTCAGGGCTATCTTCAATTACTGCACCTGCCTTAATTATTGTCGGCAGCTTGATGATGGGAAGCATTTCAAAAATCCGCTGGAACGAACTGGATGAAGCCTTTCCTGCTTTCTTGACGATTTTGAGCATGCCGCTCACATCAAGTATCGCAACAGGAATTGCTCTTGGCTTTATCAGCTACCCGCTGTTAAAAATAGTCAAAGGTAAGGGACGTGAGGTTCATCCTCTCCTCTACGTATTCGCTGTCCTATTCTTTTACCAGCTGGCATTTTTACCACATTAA